From a region of the Chitinophaga caseinilytica genome:
- a CDS encoding TonB-dependent receptor: MKKISLAGKPSPAWWMFLCLWLAQVTVLAQNPPDQKRTITGVVTDRASRQPVPGATVAIKGTTQGVAANSEGHFSISAKTGDILLVSFIGMTSQEIRIGSASSYNVSLETDSKTLDDVVVVGYGKMKKTDQSSAQVSVSATDIGRTVNTTIDQALQGRAAGVYVTQNSGQPGGGVSVVIRGVNTLSGTNEPLYVIDGVQIQPATVSYGNTSSMNPLAGINSNDIESMEILQGPSATAIYGSRATNGVVLVTTRRGRQGQMKVGYNYLYTLQDKPEEVATLNLRQYAIMNNEIAALLGRTPTPEFANPSVLGDGTRWQKELFKTAPLQRHQLTVSGGTERTGYYLSGEYFDQEGVAVGSDFKRYSFRLNMDNKLFKWLTLNTNVNFYQTKEKLSSTSEDVIRNAINLAPNVPVKNPDGSWGGATENEFGTNARYAPLNPVAIANLISNNLKRTGGMGGLSADVNIIKGLTFRTSFNGNFEYFDGVKFTPTYRLGFNVNEKASMSVQNNRNFYWNLNELLQYNTNIGKHAINAMASHEAQAWNYEGYSITRVGFASNEIPSINLGDAQGQTTGGFKGSGALESWLGRVIYTYDEKYILQVAGRADGSSNFGANNRWGYFPSASAAWRISREPFMQAVPVISDLKLRAEWGTTGNSGSGGAQFSSLSSVTTPWGAGFRTGQYGNADLKWESTETKNIGLNIGLLKDRVQIEADYYVRKTDNLLMPNPLPAYMGTQGEGAISAPIVNIGSMENKGFGITVNTTNINRNNFTWKTNFNISSFKTKITKFYSDAAFLSRSAWYMNNFTARSSLGQAPWMFWGYVAEGVFRSEDEIRKSPIPTQADGSPLPIQKDGGVWVGDIKYKDLNGDKVIDSRDQTFIGNPWPKLTFGLTNSFSWKGFDLSILLTGASGNDIYNYVRYSNSNPNNINLGRNLMSEAFDYARIVQDGSGKDVLSNPGTSVPRIVGTDVNGNGNRFTNFFVEDGSYIRIKNVTLGYVLPSEWLSRQRVVRSVRLSIGAQNLHTFTKYSGFDPEVGAYLGKEVQLNSQLIAVDAGRYPLTRMYNAAVAVDF, translated from the coding sequence ATGAAAAAAATCAGTTTAGCGGGCAAGCCGAGCCCGGCCTGGTGGATGTTTCTCTGCCTATGGCTGGCCCAGGTGACGGTACTTGCCCAAAATCCCCCTGACCAGAAACGTACCATCACCGGCGTGGTCACCGACCGCGCTTCGCGGCAACCCGTGCCCGGTGCAACGGTAGCCATCAAAGGCACAACGCAGGGCGTGGCCGCCAATAGCGAAGGCCACTTTTCCATCTCCGCGAAAACGGGGGACATTCTCCTGGTCTCGTTCATCGGGATGACGTCGCAGGAAATCCGCATCGGCAGCGCTTCGTCTTACAACGTTTCCCTCGAAACCGACAGCAAAACGCTGGATGATGTGGTGGTGGTAGGATATGGGAAGATGAAGAAGACCGACCAGAGCAGCGCCCAGGTATCCGTTTCCGCCACAGACATCGGCCGGACGGTGAACACCACCATCGACCAGGCGCTCCAGGGCCGTGCTGCGGGCGTTTACGTGACGCAGAACTCCGGTCAGCCGGGCGGCGGCGTATCGGTCGTGATCCGCGGGGTGAATACGCTCAGTGGCACCAATGAGCCGCTGTACGTGATCGACGGGGTGCAGATCCAGCCGGCTACCGTGTCTTACGGCAATACCAGCTCGATGAACCCTTTGGCAGGGATTAACTCCAATGATATCGAGTCCATGGAAATTTTGCAGGGCCCGTCCGCCACGGCGATCTACGGTTCCCGCGCCACCAACGGCGTGGTGCTGGTGACCACCCGCCGGGGCAGGCAGGGGCAGATGAAAGTGGGCTATAATTATTTGTATACGCTGCAAGACAAACCGGAAGAAGTAGCCACGCTCAACCTCCGGCAGTATGCGATCATGAACAACGAGATCGCCGCGCTGCTGGGCCGCACGCCCACGCCGGAATTCGCCAATCCTTCCGTATTGGGAGATGGCACCCGCTGGCAGAAAGAGCTGTTCAAAACCGCGCCCCTGCAGCGCCATCAGCTCACGGTGAGCGGCGGCACGGAGCGCACCGGTTACTACCTTTCGGGGGAATATTTCGACCAGGAAGGCGTAGCCGTGGGGTCCGACTTCAAACGGTACAGTTTCCGGTTGAATATGGACAACAAACTCTTCAAATGGCTGACGCTGAACACCAATGTCAATTTTTACCAAACGAAGGAAAAGTTATCGTCGACCAGTGAAGACGTGATCCGCAACGCCATCAACCTCGCGCCGAACGTTCCCGTGAAAAACCCGGACGGCAGCTGGGGCGGCGCCACGGAAAATGAATTCGGGACGAACGCGCGGTACGCGCCCCTCAACCCCGTGGCCATCGCCAACCTCATCAGCAACAACCTGAAACGGACCGGCGGGATGGGCGGCCTTTCGGCGGATGTAAATATCATCAAAGGACTGACGTTCCGCACGAGCTTCAACGGCAACTTCGAATACTTCGACGGCGTGAAGTTCACGCCCACTTACCGGCTGGGTTTCAACGTCAACGAAAAAGCGAGCATGTCTGTCCAGAATAACCGCAATTTTTACTGGAACCTCAACGAACTGCTGCAATACAATACGAATATCGGCAAGCACGCCATCAACGCCATGGCGAGCCACGAAGCCCAGGCCTGGAACTATGAAGGCTACAGCATCACCCGCGTGGGTTTTGCCAGCAACGAGATCCCGTCCATCAACCTCGGCGACGCGCAAGGGCAGACCACGGGCGGGTTTAAAGGTTCCGGCGCGCTGGAATCCTGGCTCGGCCGCGTGATTTATACCTACGACGAAAAATACATCCTGCAGGTGGCGGGCCGGGCCGACGGTTCTTCGAACTTCGGCGCCAACAACCGCTGGGGCTATTTCCCCTCTGCTTCCGCGGCCTGGCGGATTTCGCGCGAGCCCTTCATGCAGGCGGTGCCGGTGATCAGCGACCTGAAGCTCCGCGCGGAGTGGGGGACTACCGGCAACAGCGGTAGCGGCGGCGCGCAATTCAGCTCGCTGTCGTCCGTAACAACCCCCTGGGGCGCGGGTTTCCGCACCGGGCAATACGGAAATGCCGATCTGAAGTGGGAATCCACCGAAACAAAGAACATCGGCCTGAATATCGGGCTGCTGAAAGACAGGGTACAGATCGAAGCGGATTATTACGTCCGCAAAACCGACAACCTGCTCATGCCCAACCCGCTGCCCGCTTACATGGGCACCCAGGGCGAAGGGGCCATCAGCGCACCGATTGTCAACATCGGGTCGATGGAGAACAAAGGTTTCGGGATCACCGTGAACACGACCAACATCAACCGGAACAACTTCACCTGGAAAACCAATTTCAATATCTCGTCTTTCAAAACGAAAATCACGAAGTTCTATTCCGACGCGGCTTTCCTCAGCAGGAGCGCCTGGTATATGAACAATTTCACGGCGCGGTCGTCGCTCGGCCAGGCACCGTGGATGTTCTGGGGGTATGTGGCGGAAGGGGTTTTCCGGTCGGAGGATGAAATCCGCAAAAGCCCCATCCCCACGCAAGCAGACGGTTCGCCGCTGCCCATCCAGAAAGACGGTGGCGTGTGGGTAGGCGATATCAAATACAAAGACCTCAACGGCGACAAGGTAATCGACTCCCGCGATCAGACTTTCATCGGCAACCCGTGGCCCAAGCTCACGTTCGGGCTCACCAACTCGTTTTCGTGGAAGGGTTTTGACCTGAGCATATTGTTGACCGGCGCTTCGGGGAACGATATCTATAATTACGTCCGCTACAGCAATTCCAATCCCAACAATATCAACCTGGGCCGCAACCTCATGTCGGAGGCGTTCGATTATGCGCGCATCGTGCAGGACGGCAGCGGGAAAGATGTGCTGTCGAACCCCGGCACTTCCGTTCCGCGCATCGTGGGAACGGATGTGAACGGGAACGGCAATCGTTTCACCAATTTCTTTGTGGAAGATGGTTCCTATATCCGTATCAAGAACGTGACGCTGGGTTACGTGCTACCGTCGGAATGGCTGAGCCGCCAGCGGGTGGTGCGTTCTGTCCGCCTTTCGATCGGGGCCCAGAACCTGCACACTTTCACGAAATATTCCGGCTTCGATCCTGAAGTGGGGGCCTACCTGGGCAAGGAAGTGCAGCTCAACAGCCAGCTGATCGCCGTAGACGCGGGCCGGTATCCGCTCACCCGTATGTACAACGCAGCCGTGGCGGTTGATTTTTAA